From a region of the Desulfovibrio sp. genome:
- a CDS encoding SlyX family protein translates to MSPIGTSSEDRLTRLEELTFFQEERLKELDAALTAQQKQLDKLEKEFADATSVIRQLREKLGDQAENALPPHSMPERW, encoded by the coding sequence ATGTCCCCAATCGGTACTTCAAGCGAAGACAGACTGACCCGGCTGGAAGAGCTGACTTTTTTTCAGGAGGAGCGGCTCAAGGAACTTGATGCGGCCCTGACCGCCCAGCAAAAACAGCTGGACAAGCTGGAAAAGGAATTTGCCGACGCCACCTCTGTAATCAGGCAGCTTCGCGAAAAACTTGGCGACCAGGCTGAAAATGCGCTGCCGCCCCACTCCATGCCCGAACGCTGGTGA
- a CDS encoding FAD-dependent oxidoreductase, whose protein sequence is MSGKIGVYFDQQNIGGGLDLTALAEQTSQKWGGLVPVVKVVPVLALAVSEIKADIEAQELDGVLLCGASPRVDSEIYRLPVQVEFVNLREQCVQAYKNPDKTPVDTASGAPELLAIMARDYVNMGVVKLQKSEVPDSAAVTGVQRVLVIGGGWTGLTAAAEAAETGYEVVLVEKADKLGGAANNIPMGSPLASPWTDKQPTNVADKISKVLGNSKIAVHMNTRMEKLEGQPGEFKATFVTPAGSQTIDVGAVVLATGWVPLDQQYLASMGLGQSTKVVDAATFGKMLVADQVSARRIAFVLDTTIAEEAVKKAAEEAAAAPAEEAAKPAEGEEKGFVKANLESFRHVAYSNAVNSVGMLRLANTVCEKTNDTCQTFILYKDMTVPGILERFYKKMQERLGVMMTKADVTEIREAGDHMVVSCKNTLLGMDFDLDVDLVVVPTGLVPTTAKDVTVCFDYRQGPDFPDLNLFDGFADSNYICFPYETRRTGVYAAGCVRQPLTMDACEEDAKGAVLKAMQCIEAASHGVAVHPRSGDLSYPVFNFVRCTQCKRCTEECPFGALDDDEKGTPKPNPARCRRCGTCFGACPERVISFANYNIDQIGSMIREVQVPKDFKADGPRVLILACENDAYPALDMAGARNKPWSPYCRIIPVRCLGSVNAIWVSDAMSKGYDGVMLLGCKYGDDYQCHFVKGSEICARRKENIAETLNRLGVQPERVEQLEVAIDEYDKVPDLIDGFVDRIMAMGPNPFKGM, encoded by the coding sequence ATGTCGGGTAAAATTGGCGTCTATTTTGACCAGCAGAACATTGGCGGCGGGCTTGATCTGACCGCTCTGGCCGAGCAGACGAGCCAGAAGTGGGGCGGTCTTGTGCCTGTGGTCAAGGTTGTTCCTGTGCTGGCCCTGGCCGTAAGCGAAATCAAGGCCGACATCGAGGCGCAAGAGCTGGACGGCGTACTGCTGTGCGGCGCTTCTCCGCGCGTTGATTCGGAAATCTACCGCCTGCCCGTGCAGGTGGAATTTGTAAACCTGCGCGAACAGTGCGTGCAGGCCTATAAAAATCCTGACAAAACCCCCGTGGACACAGCCAGCGGCGCGCCGGAGCTTCTGGCGATCATGGCCCGAGACTATGTGAACATGGGTGTGGTTAAACTGCAAAAGAGCGAAGTGCCCGATTCTGCCGCCGTTACCGGCGTGCAGCGCGTGCTGGTTATCGGTGGTGGCTGGACGGGTCTTACCGCCGCCGCAGAGGCTGCCGAAACCGGGTATGAAGTTGTGCTGGTTGAAAAAGCCGACAAGCTCGGCGGCGCAGCCAACAACATTCCCATGGGTTCGCCCCTTGCTTCGCCCTGGACTGACAAGCAGCCCACCAACGTGGCCGACAAGATCAGCAAGGTGCTTGGCAACAGCAAGATTGCGGTGCACATGAACACCCGCATGGAAAAGTTGGAAGGTCAGCCCGGCGAGTTCAAGGCCACCTTTGTGACCCCTGCTGGCTCGCAGACCATCGACGTGGGCGCAGTGGTGCTGGCTACCGGTTGGGTTCCGCTTGACCAGCAGTACCTCGCCTCCATGGGCCTTGGGCAGAGCACCAAGGTTGTGGACGCCGCCACCTTTGGCAAAATGCTGGTAGCCGATCAGGTGAGCGCCCGCCGCATCGCCTTTGTGCTCGACACCACCATTGCCGAAGAAGCTGTCAAGAAGGCTGCCGAAGAAGCTGCTGCCGCTCCTGCGGAAGAAGCCGCCAAGCCTGCCGAAGGCGAAGAAAAGGGTTTTGTGAAAGCGAACCTCGAAAGCTTCCGCCATGTTGCCTACTCCAACGCGGTCAACAGCGTGGGTATGCTTCGCCTTGCCAACACGGTTTGCGAAAAGACCAACGACACCTGTCAGACCTTTATCCTGTACAAGGATATGACCGTCCCCGGCATTCTGGAACGCTTCTACAAGAAGATGCAGGAGCGCCTGGGCGTCATGATGACCAAGGCCGACGTGACCGAAATCCGCGAAGCTGGCGACCACATGGTTGTGAGCTGCAAAAATACCCTGCTGGGTATGGATTTTGACCTCGACGTTGACCTGGTTGTTGTGCCCACGGGCCTTGTGCCCACCACGGCCAAAGACGTCACTGTCTGCTTTGACTATCGCCAGGGCCCGGACTTCCCGGATCTGAACCTGTTTGATGGTTTTGCGGATTCGAACTACATCTGCTTCCCCTACGAAACGCGCCGTACCGGCGTGTACGCAGCGGGTTGCGTGCGTCAGCCCCTGACCATGGACGCCTGCGAAGAAGACGCCAAGGGCGCTGTGCTCAAGGCCATGCAGTGCATTGAGGCTGCCAGCCACGGCGTTGCTGTGCACCCCCGTTCGGGCGACCTTTCCTATCCCGTGTTCAACTTTGTGCGCTGCACCCAGTGCAAGCGCTGCACGGAAGAATGCCCCTTCGGCGCTCTGGACGATGACGAAAAGGGAACGCCCAAGCCCAACCCGGCTCGCTGCCGCCGTTGCGGCACCTGTTTCGGCGCCTGCCCGGAACGCGTTATCTCCTTCGCCAACTACAATATCGACCAGATCGGCTCCATGATCCGCGAAGTTCAGGTTCCCAAGGACTTCAAGGCCGACGGTCCCCGCGTGCTGATTCTGGCCTGCGAAAACGACGCGTACCCCGCCCTTGACATGGCCGGTGCACGCAACAAGCCCTGGAGCCCCTACTGCCGCATCATTCCGGTGCGCTGCCTTGGCTCGGTCAACGCCATCTGGGTGTCTGACGCCATGAGCAAGGGCTACGACGGTGTTATGCTGCTGGGCTGCAAATATGGCGACGACTACCAGTGCCACTTTGTGAAGGGCTCTGAAATCTGCGCCCGCCGTAAGGAAAACATCGCCGAGACGCTCAATCGCCTTGGCGTGCAGCCCGAACGCGTGGAACAGCTTGAAGTGGCCATTGACGAATACGACAAGGTTCCCGACCTGATCGACGGTTTCGTTGACCGTATCATGGCCATGGGCCCCAACCCGTTCAAGGGCATGTAG
- a CDS encoding EF-hand domain-containing protein, whose protein sequence is MKLLHIAIAAVLCLWAVSAQANPTADGAKVDKFALMDANKDGKVTYEEFKAYFPNMREEAFAVIDKNGDKAIDRSEWDEFVSNHSSGHMGGSMGNMMGGQGSMPGNSMMPAPGSADMPLVTPPNGK, encoded by the coding sequence ATGAAGCTTCTGCACATAGCCATTGCCGCCGTGCTCTGCCTTTGGGCCGTATCAGCTCAGGCCAATCCCACCGCCGATGGTGCCAAGGTTGATAAATTTGCGCTGATGGATGCCAACAAGGACGGTAAGGTCACCTACGAGGAATTCAAGGCGTATTTTCCCAATATGCGCGAAGAAGCCTTTGCCGTTATTGATAAAAACGGCGACAAAGCCATCGACCGCTCCGAGTGGGATGAATTTGTGAGCAACCATTCTTCCGGCCATATGGGCGGCAGCATGGGCAACATGATGGGCGGCCAGGGCTCCATGCCCGGCAATTCCATGATGCCTGCGCCCGGCAGTGCCGATATGCCCCTGGTGACTCCTCCCAATGGCAAATAA
- a CDS encoding FAD-dependent oxidoreductase — MSNAILVVGGGFAGLTAAIEAAELGHDVFIVEKSPWLGGRVAQLNKYFPKLCPPSCGLEIQFQRIRKNPRIKFFTQAEVVGFMGVKGDYKVKVRISPRHTAPHNVDFSLLASSLTGEVESEFELGLATRKALHKDMPFAFPSRYTLDLNALSKSDSARVAGAQFLDVNEPQREIDLNVGAVVVATGWKPYDVTRLTNLGAGSVKNCVSNMQLERLASPFGPTGGRIVRPSDGRAPHSVAFVQCAGSRDQNHLNYCSYICCMATLKQCLYIAEQNPDTQITVYYIDLRAPGRYVKVLEKVKALPNVKFVKGKVANAEQAEGNRVRITAEDAVRGEKMTLDYDLVVLATGMQPSLSGENAPLPLPLDEDGFIAGGDEAGIFAAGCARMPLDVMRSAQSGTAAALKAVQTVKGR, encoded by the coding sequence ATGTCCAATGCCATTCTCGTCGTGGGCGGCGGCTTTGCAGGCCTCACAGCCGCCATTGAAGCGGCGGAACTGGGCCACGACGTCTTTATCGTCGAAAAGTCGCCCTGGCTTGGTGGGCGCGTGGCTCAGCTCAATAAATATTTCCCCAAACTTTGTCCCCCCTCCTGCGGTCTGGAAATTCAGTTCCAGCGCATCAGGAAGAACCCGCGTATCAAATTTTTCACACAGGCCGAAGTAGTCGGGTTCATGGGCGTCAAGGGCGACTATAAGGTGAAGGTGCGCATCAGCCCCCGCCATACCGCCCCGCACAATGTGGACTTCAGCCTGCTTGCCTCCAGCCTGACCGGCGAAGTGGAAAGCGAATTCGAGCTTGGTCTTGCCACGCGCAAGGCCCTGCACAAGGATATGCCTTTCGCCTTCCCCAGCCGCTATACCCTCGACCTCAACGCGCTCTCCAAGTCTGACAGCGCGCGGGTTGCCGGGGCACAATTCCTGGATGTCAACGAACCGCAGCGCGAGATTGATCTCAATGTGGGCGCGGTTGTTGTTGCCACTGGCTGGAAGCCCTACGACGTTACCCGGTTGACCAACCTTGGCGCTGGCAGTGTGAAGAACTGCGTGTCCAACATGCAGCTCGAACGCCTTGCCTCGCCCTTTGGCCCCACCGGTGGCCGTATTGTCCGTCCCAGCGACGGCAGGGCCCCGCACAGCGTTGCCTTTGTGCAGTGTGCGGGTTCGCGCGACCAGAACCACCTGAACTACTGCTCGTATATCTGCTGTATGGCCACTCTCAAGCAGTGCCTGTACATCGCCGAGCAGAACCCCGATACGCAGATCACGGTGTACTACATCGACCTGCGCGCCCCGGGCCGCTATGTTAAGGTGCTCGAAAAGGTCAAGGCGCTGCCCAATGTCAAGTTTGTCAAGGGCAAGGTTGCCAATGCCGAACAGGCCGAAGGCAACCGCGTGCGCATCACGGCTGAAGACGCCGTGCGCGGCGAAAAGATGACCCTTGATTATGATCTTGTTGTGCTGGCCACTGGCATGCAGCCCTCGCTGTCTGGTGAAAATGCGCCCCTGCCCCTGCCGCTTGATGAAGACGGCTTTATTGCGGGTGGAGATGAGGCTGGCATTTTCGCCGCTGGCTGCGCGCGCATGCCCCTTGACGTGATGCGCTCTGCGCAGTCTGGCACAGCCGCCGCCCTGAAGGCGGTTCAAACGGTGAAAGGGAGGTAG
- the qmoC gene encoding quinone-interacting membrane-bound oxidoreductase complex subunit QmoC has protein sequence MAQCSIKPDMEFVRALEESGGESLKKCYQCATCSVACPLAPANAPYPRKEMVWASWGLKDKLRADVDLWLCHNCGNCSDLCPRGAKPADLMGAARNVIYRELTEPTCVGKLMSKPSGLPVLFAIPAVLWLFVWWIRAGFNGGQWFPRAADGRIVFGQVFYGDYTIDPIFMVTFFGAAFIIARGVMKLWAMFKPEGSVAVIGKQKCWIWHLWDVLWDEAITHRKFDDCEDGPATGSDTPNRKFGHMLLVYSFAILAFVTAVVAVGHWGGKVIPLIHIETPMSLTFPVKILANLGALMLLAGLAILTVRRVMLNPKFQGSSWYDWYLLGIIWLVAVTGVLSQCFRLADAIVPAFLVYYLHLVFVWMLFAYLPWSKLGHFVYRTAALVYARMYGRS, from the coding sequence ATGGCACAATGTTCAATCAAACCTGATATGGAGTTTGTCAGGGCACTGGAAGAATCTGGGGGTGAATCCCTCAAGAAGTGCTACCAGTGCGCCACCTGCTCCGTGGCCTGCCCCCTCGCCCCGGCCAATGCGCCTTATCCGCGCAAGGAAATGGTCTGGGCTTCCTGGGGCCTCAAAGACAAGCTTCGCGCCGACGTTGACCTGTGGCTCTGCCACAACTGCGGCAACTGCTCTGACCTTTGCCCACGCGGCGCAAAGCCTGCCGACCTCATGGGCGCGGCACGCAACGTCATTTACCGCGAACTGACCGAACCCACCTGCGTGGGCAAGCTCATGAGCAAGCCTTCTGGCCTGCCTGTGCTGTTTGCCATCCCCGCAGTGCTGTGGCTCTTTGTGTGGTGGATCCGTGCCGGCTTCAACGGCGGCCAGTGGTTCCCCCGCGCTGCCGATGGCCGCATCGTTTTCGGTCAGGTGTTCTACGGCGACTACACCATCGACCCCATTTTCATGGTCACCTTCTTCGGCGCTGCCTTTATCATCGCCCGGGGTGTCATGAAACTGTGGGCCATGTTCAAGCCTGAAGGCTCTGTGGCCGTTATTGGCAAGCAAAAGTGCTGGATCTGGCATTTGTGGGACGTGCTGTGGGATGAAGCTATCACCCACCGCAAGTTTGACGACTGCGAAGACGGCCCCGCCACCGGCTCCGATACCCCCAACCGCAAGTTTGGTCACATGCTGCTGGTTTACAGCTTTGCCATACTGGCCTTTGTAACGGCTGTGGTTGCTGTGGGTCACTGGGGCGGCAAGGTTATTCCGCTCATCCACATTGAAACGCCCATGTCGCTGACCTTCCCCGTGAAGATACTGGCCAACCTGGGCGCCCTGATGCTGCTGGCCGGTCTCGCCATCCTCACGGTTCGCCGTGTGATGCTGAATCCCAAGTTCCAGGGTTCCAGCTGGTACGACTGGTATCTGCTGGGCATCATCTGGCTGGTGGCCGTAACCGGTGTGCTGTCGCAGTGCTTCCGCCTGGCGGACGCCATTGTGCCCGCTTTCCTGGTGTACTACCTGCACCTGGTATTTGTGTGGATGCTTTTCGCTTACCTGCCCTGGTCTAAACTTGGCCACTTCGTGTACCGCACGGCGGCCCTTGTTTACGCCCGCATGTACGGCAGAAGCTAA
- a CDS encoding YgiQ family radical SAM protein: MSMEEMRTLGWNELDVLLINGDAYVDHPSFGNVLLARWLIRHGFRTGIVAQPNWENPDDLLVMGRPRLFAGVSAGALDSLLAHYTAFRKKRHDDAYTPGGKAGARPNRACLVYANLARRAFPGLPVILGGIEASLRRVSHYDFWTDSLRKPILMDAKADLLIWGMGEKAIIECAQRLHKGEDLRGIPGTAWMDKLDASGHPANLPAALEGDPWIALPSHDEILADSFQLLKLTQELERQVHRLDAWAFEPVGDRAVVLARPAPPLSTEEMDDLYTLPFTRQAHPRYKEAIPAAEMMRTSITSHRGCGGGCSFCSLALHQGRRISSRSEQSILAEASLLGQQNVARGKGPVAISDVGGPTANMWQGHCALDARTAQHDEGGSIRGKSACRRASCCFPSVCKSFITPQRRHVELLRKVAALPEVKQARVASGVRADLALRDADALAAYTGEFTGGQLKVAPEHCAPSVLELMRKPSLDVFEVFLDSFVRQSRAAGREQYVVPYLMSGFPGCSDEDMRTLSRWLRQRHWNPQQTQCFIPTPGTIATAMFYCGRDETGEPIYVARTDAQRMRQHYILMPSTQDDEAPSRPRTRGGAADSRGQDRARPASRKPGQEEAGSRGSDPRNSGQRDPGRRNAPSAGRGDDRPAGGQRRQERPAGPLNNRKTRPDSDDRTSRGRGGQPDRTGGRNGGRRS; encoded by the coding sequence ATGAGCATGGAAGAAATGCGCACGCTAGGCTGGAACGAGCTGGATGTGCTGCTCATCAACGGGGATGCTTACGTTGACCACCCCTCGTTTGGCAACGTGCTTCTGGCCCGCTGGCTTATCCGCCACGGTTTTCGCACCGGCATTGTGGCACAGCCCAACTGGGAAAATCCTGACGACCTGCTGGTTATGGGACGACCCCGCCTTTTTGCCGGTGTCAGCGCTGGCGCGCTTGACTCACTGCTGGCGCACTACACGGCCTTTCGCAAAAAGCGGCACGACGATGCCTACACCCCTGGCGGCAAGGCCGGAGCGCGGCCCAACCGGGCCTGTCTGGTCTACGCCAACCTTGCGCGGCGGGCTTTTCCCGGTCTGCCGGTCATTCTTGGCGGCATAGAGGCCAGCCTGCGCCGTGTTTCGCACTACGATTTCTGGACAGACTCGCTACGCAAACCCATTCTTATGGATGCAAAGGCCGATCTGCTTATCTGGGGCATGGGCGAAAAAGCCATTATCGAATGCGCCCAACGCCTGCACAAAGGCGAAGACCTGCGCGGCATTCCCGGCACCGCATGGATGGACAAGCTCGACGCTTCCGGGCATCCGGCAAATCTGCCCGCCGCTCTTGAGGGTGACCCCTGGATAGCCCTGCCCTCGCACGATGAAATTCTCGCCGATTCTTTTCAGCTGCTCAAACTGACGCAGGAACTGGAACGGCAGGTGCACCGGCTCGACGCCTGGGCCTTTGAGCCTGTGGGCGACCGCGCCGTTGTGCTGGCCCGGCCAGCCCCGCCACTGAGCACGGAAGAAATGGACGATCTCTACACCCTGCCCTTCACCCGGCAGGCCCACCCGCGCTACAAGGAAGCAATACCCGCGGCTGAGATGATGCGTACCAGCATCACCAGTCACCGGGGTTGTGGCGGCGGCTGCTCGTTCTGCTCGTTGGCCCTGCATCAGGGCAGGCGCATCAGCTCGCGCTCCGAGCAGTCCATCCTTGCAGAAGCCAGTTTGCTGGGCCAACAGAACGTGGCCCGGGGCAAGGGGCCGGTGGCAATTTCAGACGTGGGCGGCCCCACTGCCAACATGTGGCAGGGGCATTGCGCCCTCGACGCACGCACCGCCCAGCATGATGAAGGCGGCAGTATACGGGGCAAAAGCGCCTGCCGCAGAGCAAGCTGCTGTTTTCCCTCTGTGTGCAAGTCGTTTATCACGCCACAACGCAGACATGTGGAATTGCTGCGCAAGGTTGCGGCCCTGCCAGAGGTCAAACAGGCCCGCGTGGCCAGCGGCGTGCGCGCCGATCTGGCGCTGCGCGATGCAGATGCTCTTGCGGCATATACTGGCGAGTTTACGGGCGGCCAGCTCAAGGTGGCACCAGAACACTGCGCCCCATCTGTGCTTGAACTCATGCGCAAGCCTTCGCTGGACGTTTTTGAGGTTTTTCTGGATAGCTTCGTACGCCAGAGCCGCGCCGCCGGGCGTGAGCAATACGTTGTACCCTACCTCATGAGCGGTTTTCCCGGCTGCAGCGATGAAGACATGCGCACTCTTTCGCGCTGGCTGCGGCAACGGCACTGGAATCCCCAGCAGACGCAGTGTTTCATTCCCACACCCGGCACAATCGCCACGGCAATGTTTTACTGTGGGCGCGACGAGACGGGCGAACCCATCTATGTGGCCCGCACCGATGCGCAACGCATGCGGCAGCATTACATTCTCATGCCCAGTACGCAGGACGATGAGGCCCCGTCGCGGCCGCGCACTCGTGGTGGCGCAGCAGACAGCAGAGGGCAGGACCGTGCCCGCCCCGCCAGCAGAAAACCGGGACAGGAAGAGGCCGGTTCTCGTGGGTCTGATCCGCGCAATTCAGGCCAAAGAGATCCGGGCCGTAGAAACGCCCCCTCAGCGGGGCGTGGTGATGACCGCCCGGCAGGGGGCCAACGCAGGCAGGAAAGGCCAGCAGGACCTCTGAATAACCGGAAGACAAGACCAGACTCTGACGACCGCACCTCCAGAGGACGCGGCGGCCAGCCCGATAGAACAGGCGGGCGCAACGGCGGACGGCGCTCCTAA
- a CDS encoding methyl-accepting chemotaxis protein translates to MGMSLRAKLASGFGVILLIFAITGTVAMLAMRAQRETLSMIGRHELPTINLLHEASLGMQLYRKAEKDILLNLGDAKALKGYMGKLGDIADDLKETLRKLQDSLRGNPQAGAKAEGLAQESLRAFAAYDDVVRRTSAELASGSSRFDAAQANAFYTTYKDNVHTTEKNLETLEAQFMDRVVASQRELAEQTRGTEKLLLISICGSVLCGAGIGLLVLLSITRPLGRVVGLARAVAAGDLEARASGSYSAEMAVLRDSIEAMVGTLKAKIAEAEGRSAEAAEEGKRARQAAEEAQAAKAAAERAKAEGMIEAAGQLERTVEGISAVTDAISSQVRQASTGAERQSVRVAEAATAIEQMNATVLEVAQNAANTAHSTEAARGRASEGSVGMRQVVDGMDEVRRVSAELKDSMDSLGGMVNNIGQIMSVISDIADQTNLLALNAAIEAARAGEAGRGFAVVADEVRKLAEKTMGATREVGEAVTGIQNGTRVNVANMERALGAVEHTTELAARCGEVLQEIVSMVDSASDQVRAIATASEEQSATSEEITRGVDEINGISRDTAQAMASSAKAVEQLVSEANDLKALVNRMKSGA, encoded by the coding sequence ATGGGTATGTCACTTAGAGCCAAACTGGCGAGCGGTTTTGGCGTAATTTTGCTGATTTTTGCCATTACAGGCACAGTGGCCATGCTGGCCATGCGCGCGCAGCGTGAAACGCTGAGTATGATAGGCAGGCATGAGCTGCCCACCATCAACCTGCTGCACGAAGCATCGCTCGGTATGCAGCTGTACCGCAAGGCCGAAAAAGACATTTTGCTCAATCTGGGCGACGCCAAGGCGCTCAAGGGGTATATGGGCAAGCTTGGCGACATTGCAGACGATCTCAAGGAAACCCTGCGCAAACTGCAAGATTCGCTGCGGGGCAATCCGCAGGCAGGGGCCAAGGCTGAAGGGCTTGCACAGGAATCCCTGCGTGCCTTTGCGGCCTACGATGACGTGGTGCGTCGCACCTCAGCCGAGCTGGCCTCCGGATCAAGCCGCTTTGACGCCGCGCAGGCCAATGCCTTTTACACTACCTACAAAGACAACGTGCACACCACGGAAAAAAATCTGGAAACACTGGAAGCCCAGTTCATGGATCGGGTTGTTGCCAGCCAGCGTGAACTGGCCGAGCAGACCCGCGGCACGGAAAAGCTGCTGCTGATTTCCATTTGCGGCAGTGTGCTGTGCGGCGCGGGCATCGGGCTGCTGGTGCTGCTTTCCATAACCCGGCCTCTGGGTCGTGTGGTGGGGTTGGCGCGGGCTGTGGCCGCTGGCGATCTGGAGGCCAGGGCAAGCGGCAGCTACAGCGCAGAAATGGCTGTGCTGCGCGACAGTATCGAAGCAATGGTGGGCACACTTAAAGCCAAGATCGCCGAAGCCGAAGGTCGCAGCGCCGAAGCAGCAGAAGAAGGCAAGCGAGCACGGCAGGCTGCGGAAGAGGCACAGGCCGCCAAGGCCGCCGCAGAGCGCGCAAAGGCCGAGGGCATGATAGAAGCCGCAGGCCAGCTTGAACGCACGGTAGAAGGCATTTCTGCGGTCACAGATGCTATATCTTCGCAGGTGAGGCAGGCCAGCACGGGTGCAGAGCGGCAGTCTGTGCGCGTGGCCGAGGCCGCAACAGCCATAGAGCAGATGAACGCCACAGTGCTTGAAGTGGCGCAAAACGCAGCCAATACGGCCCACAGCACCGAGGCGGCGCGCGGCAGGGCCAGCGAAGGCTCTGTCGGTATGCGGCAGGTGGTGGACGGCATGGACGAAGTGCGCCGCGTGTCTGCCGAGCTCAAGGATTCCATGGATTCGCTGGGTGGCATGGTGAACAACATCGGGCAGATCATGTCTGTTATTTCCGACATTGCCGACCAGACAAACCTGCTGGCCCTCAATGCCGCCATTGAGGCGGCGCGCGCGGGTGAAGCAGGACGCGGCTTTGCCGTGGTGGCCGACGAAGTGCGCAAACTGGCCGAAAAGACCATGGGCGCAACCCGCGAAGTGGGCGAAGCTGTGACCGGCATTCAGAACGGCACGCGGGTGAACGTGGCCAACATGGAACGCGCCCTTGGTGCGGTGGAGCACACTACAGAGCTGGCCGCGCGCTGCGGTGAAGTCTTGCAGGAAATTGTGAGCATGGTGGACAGCGCCAGCGATCAGGTGCGGGCCATTGCCACGGCCAGCGAAGAGCAGTCGGCCACGTCTGAAGAAATTACCCGAGGTGTGGACGAAATAAACGGTATTTCGCGCGATACGGCGCAGGCCATGGCCAGTTCTGCCAAGGCGGTGGAGCAGCTTGTGAGCGAAGCCAATGACCTCAAGGCGCTGGTGAACAGGATGAAGTCTGGCGCGTAG